The DNA window AGAAATGTTTTTCATAAGCTAATATTTTTACTCCTGTATACAAACTTAATTCTAGTGTTCTGGCTGCATTCTCATCATGTGATCTTTTGTTTAATCTAAGCTAAATTTTGATATTGATATATCACTTATAAAGGCTTTGCACAGTCTCTCCTTGCATTTGTCAGTCAAAATTACTTTAATTGGATCCTCCTTTTACTAGTTGGACAGTTGCTATACCAGTTCTTCAGCATGGAAACTGTTATTTACattcatttgtttgatgatgttTGGGATAATAAGTATATGGATCAAGAGTCTTATCTGTCCAGCTGTAACTGCTGGACTCATTAATGGTTTGAACTCTGTTTTCAAATCATTAATTGGTCATTCTACCTGAGAATATCAATAATAATGCTATACTGTATACTGGTCATATATTTACTTTGCTGTCAGTTTCTCCTAAGACCTATGTTTGTGTGTATCCTTGTCTTTGTCTTCAGTTTATGCAGTATAAAACTACCGAATGGTGTACACGTCCTACTTTTTCACAGCCACCTGAGTTGAGGAGATCTCACTGACTGGCTCTtactctgcttttctttttaaggTGTTTCTGAGAGGCATGAATGACTTTGCAGTTCTTAACACAGGGCGCAAGATGCCCCTCATTGGACTGGGAACATGGAAGAGTGAGCCTGGAAAGGTAGAAACTGCACTTCTGTCCACCTGTTTTTAAGCCATTTGAGACTTTCTAATAAAATAAAGTGGCGTTGCGTTTACCCCTTTCCCCTTTCCTTCATCTTTAATGTCACACAATAAAGTTGCACTTTTTTTGTATCCTTAATTAAATTGCCATGTGGAAACTGAGAAgtgctttctgttttttacaAATTCAACTCTGCAGTTCTCTCAgctttttggatgtttttttattgtctattttatttatttatttattttttaaaaaatattatttggGGGAATTTTTTGCCCTTATTTGACAGGGTAGTAATGAAGAGTAGACAGGAATGAGGGGAAGACACATTATTTTCACCATATATTATTTTCAATATAttagaaatggggaaaaaatacagtttgttaCATTTAGATTGTCTTACATTTAAACTGATTTTGTCCATAAATTCCTATCAATATGCTTCACTGCCCCTAAGTGGACAAGAAATCTTTTGATAAGTTCTAAGCATCCAGTGAACATTATTTTGACCATTATTAGTCTGAGCATGTGTGAATGAAAGTCAAATATAGTATTGTTTTATGTCCGGTAATTGCAGcccatttatttttcattgttggTCTGAGAATTTAGCAGATTCAGATGTTAAGTTTAGATTTTTTGGTACAAACATTAAGAACGTGTATGGGTACTTACTGAAACttgtatatttatttctaaCAGGTGAAACAAGCAGTTATTTGGGCACTGGAAGCTGGGTATCGCCACATTGACTGTGCATCCATCTATGGCAATGAGGCTGAGATTGGAGAAGCCCTGCAGGAAAAGCTCGGACCCGAAAAGGTAAAACTGCTTCACCAAACTGTTCAAAGCTCCAGTAAAAATGCACATAAAATGTGTCCCCTGAGAGCAACTGATTCTAGACCTGTCAGACTTTACTGACCAGTCTGGTCTACTactgtctttaaaaacaaacaaacaaaaaaacccaaagaattCATATCTATCGTGTTCTGTGCTCCAGTCCCTAAGAAGAGAGGATGTGTTCATCACATCCAAGCTGTGGAACAGCAAGCACCATCCAGATGATGTCGAGCCAGCCCTCCTGAAGACCCTGAAGGACTTGAAGCTTGAATACCTGGACCTCTACCTCATCCACTGGCCTTACGCCTTTCAGTGAGCTCAGCCTCCACATGGTCCAATAATGAGACAGTTAGCTTATGTTCCCAAAACCACCTTTGTTATATCAAGACAACTGATGGATTATTgtatatcttatcttatcttatgccAAGTTAATCTGCTCACAGCTTAATAGTTAGATTTTAAAACGATTTTGAAAAGAACTATActacttcattaaaaaaatgtttataaaaaaattatgacattttttttttataaacattgACATCTTAAAAGTTAGTTGATGCTCAAACTGATAAACAAGCCTGTATTTTAAGACCTTCTTGGCTTGCTCCTAGACGAGGAGACGTTCCTTTCCCCAGAAAGGAGGATGGCACCTTGCTATATGATGACACAGACTACAAGCTGACCTGGTCTGCCATGGAGAAGCTGGTGGGAAAGGGTCTTGTCCGAGCCATTGGCTTGTCCAACTTCAACAGCAGGCAGATTGATGACATCCTGTCGGTCGCCAGTGTCAAACCAACTGTCCTTCAGGTACAGGATGTTTGTGATGTTGATGGTAATAAAAGGTGTTTGTAAAATGCCGGAGGTGACCCTGGTATTGCTTCATTTTTGCTGGACAGGTAGAGTGCCACCCCTATCTGGCCCAGGTAGAGCTGCTGGCCCACTGTCGGGATCGGGGCCTGGTGATGACGGCCTACAGTCCACTGGGGTCTGCTGATCGAGCCTGGAAACATCCGAACGAACCCATCCTGCTGGAGGAGCCTGTCATCTCTTCCCTTGCAGAGAAATATAAAAAGTCTCCAGCTCAGATTCTCCTGAGGTAAATTTATATATCAGAATATCCAAAAGtactctgcatttttttttagcaaagatCACACTGTCTGTTTATCTTCAACCTTTTTACATTCTTTGTTTCTTAAAGTTTCCAATTTCAATTCATTCAATTTCAAATGATGTCATCAAAAATACATCTAGATTCAGCTTGTTAGTCTGTAGCTCAGTATGCATCTAAACTGTGTACTGCATAGCACCTTTACTCACATTTGTAGTTTTATAACAGCAAACTAAAGCTAAAAAAGCAGTATACTACTTGTATAAAACTTGTATGCTTGATGCTGTGGGCAGAAATGCACACTGGTATGGTGACGAAACCCTCCAGCAGCTTCACATCAACACAAATCCTGTATTTCCAGGTGGCAGACACAACGTGGCGTCGTAACAATCCCTAAGAGTGTGACCGAGTCCCGCATCAAAGAAAACATACAGGTAAAGTgagatttaaataaatgttacatCTTGTGGTCCAGCTACAGTGAGGTATGTTGTTTTATATGTAAAGggttttgttattttgtcagGTGTTTGACTTTACCCTTGAAGCAGAAGAAATGAAAAGTATTGGAGCACTGACCAGAGGCTGGCGCTACATCGTACCAATGATCGAAGTAAGTGGACTTTATCAGTACTCTAATAAGTCTTTATGTTGGGACATAACCGCTAAGTAGCTCTTACTGTCTACATCAGCTCTGCAGTGATGAGCAGAGACAGAGATGCAACACTGTGAACAACATTTGCGTAAATCTTGTAAATACGagctgaaaataataaaaatactatACCTATCCTATGCTTATGAAGTTGGGGGTGGGCTGAAGTTAGTTTATGTTGGATTATGGAGCTCTTATGTGTGATTTGGAAACCTGTAATTTGGAAAATGTTCATTGGATGAATATTAAATGTTCCATCTCTTCATTGAATATActaaagtcattaaagaatTAAGTTggctcatttattttaaaaattaatttattcAAAGGAGGTGGTTGTTGATTTTTACCAGCTAAGCCATAGTGGAAACTAGATTGGATATGTATTTTCAGACAGTTTTGGTTGAATAGGAAAAAGCAGTTGATGTCAAGAATTAACACATGAACTtgcaaaatgcaaacaaaaaaagctaaatGTGTTACTGCAGGTGGAAGGAAAGCGCGTTCCCAGGGATGCCGGACATCCCTTCTACCCTTTCAATGACCCATATTGACAACTCACACTACAGCCTGAATTTGTGCCTTCAACAACCCCATCAACACACCTTCACCTTCCCACATCACTGATAAATGTTCCTGGGTCCTGCCATCGAAGTTTGTCTTTAGATTTTGTTCAATTCTGCACTTGCCGTTAGAGTAATTCAAGTTAATATTGGTGGTGGAGACTGGAAAAACTGGTAACTGTAAACACACCGTACAGTATGTGCTAATTTTCTAATAAACATTTTGTTACTTCCCTTGCAAGCGTTTATTTCACTGAATTATTATTGGCTTAAGCTGTCTGTTTAATATTATATCTTAGAAGAAAGTGCTTTTAAGATTCTGTTTGGTGTGTCCATTTAAACCCATTCATTTCATCTGGTCTACATGACCACCTCAATCatgcacaaaaaacaagaagTCTATATAATACAGTAAAGTAATTAATAGTAATTTGTGAATTGTGAGTGCAGTTCTACAAGAAGGCTGACACACACCCAACAACCTGTTTCACAAGTATGAATATGACATCCATGGTTTGCATGGGGCGAGCATTAAAACCAAATACATCCTGATATAGAAGTAATGAAACttaaatttcattaaaagtgcAGGCCATGAAACGAACTGCacataaaaattaaagttgAGAAATGTGCTGTAACTCCatgtctcttttttgtttgtttctttgtttgttcgtTTGATGCCTCCATTCTCCACCTATGACTCCAAATCACTGATGATGTATGAATTCAAATTACATTCTTTGAAAACAGAAGTTGTCTTTTGGTGCATAATTAGCTGTAAAGGCTATTCAATCTCTCACTTTTGATGAATTTGTCTACCTTCAACATCAGCTTTCAACTTTGTTGCATTCTGTGTTAGTTACCTTAACTTGCAGGTGGCGTGGAGGTGTGCCCATCTTTACATTAGCAGACCACAGCCTTATAATGTCCAGTCCAGTATTTATTAAGAACCTAAAGTGATGGATTTGGCTGCCAGCTCTTGATTTTGACACTTGGTATAAAACTCCATGTAGTGTTTTATGAATAATAAAGTAATTTCCCACTTAGtagagaaaaaaagtttttaaatgtgtataaaaaattgtctttaaaaataaagacatgatCCAGCTTCTGGTCCTTGCAATCACAGTGGTCACATACAATGGTCGTCTCTGATCTCCTGAAGCACCTCCTCTAAAGCTTCCTTCATTGTCAGTTTGGGAGATCTGTGCATGTGGATAAGCTGAAAACAGAGGGGCAAGTTTCACTAAGTCACATTTTGACGagtaatgttttaaaattacttttgcggagatggaaaataaaaataatgagctGGAAATGAGTATAACAAGTACACTTTAAATGTCTGTTATTTCCATTACTAAGCCAAAAAGCTACAGATGAGTGTTATTCACAGTCAGTGCGTGAGTATACTTTACCTTCTTGGTGTCCTCGAGAGTGGTATATCTGTAGTTTGGTGGTTCCAGACTCTGCACCAGGCTGGAGTGCAGATGGCGGTTGCTTTCAATGAATCGCCTTGTCATGGCAAGCTGCTGTTTTAGCAGTTCATTGAGAGCAAATACAGCTGGATTGAAGGTGCTGATTGCTGATGGAGAACCAAGGGATACACATTGCAGGGTTAAATTGAAATATTTATGAATGTTTAAATGACACTaacaaaaaatgtcttttaactATTTATCTGATCTGGAAGGCACTGTCTCCCAGTATATCACCTATAGATGGTGCTACAGtttcataaaaatgtttttaaatggccCCACCACAGCCATCAGTATGACTCACTTGAAATTTGCCATCATCCTTGTACAAACCCTAATAATCCCTGAGAATTACCATCTGGATCCAGGTTTAAAAGATTTTCTGTTATCAGTGTGACAAATCCAAAATTTGACAACTTTCTAGTTTTCTTGACAAAGTGAAGAGTCTCAGTGAAAGTGTGTTTTCAGAGCCGTCTGTTAGTCAATCTGTCAGCAAGATCATGTGGAAAACGCCATCAAAAATCTTATTTTTGAAACATTTTGGAGAAAATCatgatcacttttttttttttttttttaaccaatgaGGAGCATAATTGGCCTGATGTAATAGTACACCCCAGGCTCCTAGTAGTTACACCTATGGTATGAATTTTAAAATACTACATCGCTTTGTTCTCATGTTATTGCATTCATAAGATTTTCTGAAAACTTGACTTCTGACCTTGACTTTAAGGTCAATGTCACTGAAACTCATCGAAGATTTTTTGTAGGCGATTCTGTGGTATCAGTTTGTAAACCCCCACAGGGCACCTGCCTGCCTGGCAGGGTGACAACAATACCCGATCAGActtttacagctgaggggtaaaaaaagCGCGTGAAAGAGCAAAATTTTAAACATCGACTATTGGAAGAGTACATATGTGGTAGCAAATAATGAAAAGCagaatatgtcctgttttaaaatgtttttttttttattattattttgtattttatttagttttattggTTCTCACCTTCTACCATTTCTGCATTGAGGGTATGAGTGACCACTGGAGAAGGATTTATGTAGGTCATGCTCACCATAGGGTCCACAGCAGGaatatctgaaaaaaaaattaaagctcaATGCAATAAGACATAAGTTCTAGTAGCCTATTCAGAAAATGGGGACCTCTCAGGTTCACATCGGCATACATAATCATGGACTCATTTATATTAGTCCCTGTCAATCAACACCAACGTGAAACAGCTCTCAAGCTTCTCTTCTTTTGTGAAAAGAAGCTTCAGATATTCACTCATGCATTCATCTTAACTTGTATTGATTTCTACAATTCACTACTTTCGTCACTCATTAAATCTTTCTTCCAATGCTCGCAGGCAACGCAAATGCCAAATGGCTGCTCCCATGACACTTGTTGCATTAAAGATCCAATTTAAAATTCCTACCTACCCATAGAGTATTGCACAGCCAAGTTCACTCTTTATCTCGCTCACTCAAGTCTAACAACCCAAAATTATTCCTAGTTCTCTGCACATGCCTGAGGCCACGGAGCCTGACCTTTAAAATGTTCTGAAGTTTGTGGATTCTGTGGTCTTTCTAAGTCAGCTTCAGACGTATCAGTTTACTCTGGCATTTTACTtacaggtttttaaaaaaggaaataaaaatttcttGTAGACCCAAAGAACAACAAAGTTCAGATTAGCGCCTTCATACAAACAGTATCTCCTTTTGCTTAATAAGTTGATGATTTAAAGGAATTTTGGTGAGAAATGGTGGTCTCTCTCACATCTTAGATAGACAAATACTATGTGTAGCAGACAAACCTGTTGGCCATGTTGAAGCCAGTGGACCAGAATGAGTCTGTactgcagtttcttttaaaACCTTCCTGGCTGAAGTACGTCTCCTCGACTGTTGATATGAAACCTGGCCCTCATGTAATAATGAGGATCTGGAGTCCTCACTTCTGCCTTGGCTGTTTGACTTGGAAGTGTGACTGCGATCTGAGGTCCGTGAGGTGGAGGAATGACTTGCTTCTGAGATAGCTCTCGAATAATCATCTTCTGTCCTCCCATGAGACATGTCTGAATCCAAACCCCCATCTCTGACTTCTGACACCATCTTCTCTTCACCTCCATTTCTTTGCAGATCCTCTGACACTTGACTGGCACTGTAATCTGGCTCTGTTTTGCTCTCACTCTCAAAGTCGCTTTGGTAATCCAGCAGCTCGTCTTGTTGCTGTTCCTCCTCGTGTAGCTGCTGCTTTCTGTCTGGAGATCCTGGAACAGGGCTACCCTGTTTCATGAAAGCAAAGATATCAGTCTAGGGAGTCCTTCAGAGAATTTAGAGATCTCAGACAAAGGGTCCACTGAAGAATAAAATAAGTATACTAATAATCAGCCTTCACCTGCATGCAAGGAAATTTGACAAGCACAAAAAAATACGGTAAACAGTTGCTTTCTCCAGCTGAAGAGTATTTCAAAAAGCAAGTTCATCCTCTCAAGAATAGGAGCATTACTACTGCCCCATTAATCTCCTTGAGACAGGATAACTATAATTCACTCTATATATCTCAGCAGAACAGCTGTCAGTTGGTTCACCTCCTTCAATTTAAGTCTGTAAACTGGACCACTCAACAGTATTTGTGTTATTAGTATtatggagcttttttttttttttaattatctgactaaatgttaaatgccctgcttcttatatagtgctttactaCTTGCGCACCCCATTTTCACCAGCATGTTTTCTACGCTTAACTgcttctatctaacattcacacattaCTCAAATTgcggttcagtatcttgcccaaggatactttgcatgcagactgcagcagccagggatcaaaccaccaaccttctgattggtGGATGACCTGCTATACCTgctctgagctacagccaccccactaATAATAATATAGGTAATAATACGGCTTGGTGTGCGGTACAACACAACAAGAAATTCGTGCTCTAGTGTGGGTGACTAAACGtattagcactaattagcagatATATCTAGAGTATATAGAGTACACTCTATATATGAATCTGTTTGATTCCCTCTATATAAATGTATCTTATCATATAGGTTTATTGTATGGCATAATGTTGTTAAAAAAGTTACAAATGCTAATGTTATACTCAgtctatttaaaatgtaaaaatgtgttaGCCTGACTCTTCAGTCCAGGAAGCAGCATTTATATCATCTATGTTTGGACCCATGCAGTCTACAGATGTAACTACCTTATCAAGCTTGCTTACTTGACAACaagtttcatttaaatattgACTCTTCTTGCTATTGAAAACCAccaaaaaattctaaaaaatgaaactgaaagtgACTCAAAATGTGGAGTCTAACACCAACTGTAACGTCGTctacagccatcttttatatagtCTATGGCTGGCACCTCCTCTACTCCTAGGTTTTTTTTAGATTAGTT is part of the Pelmatolapia mariae isolate MD_Pm_ZW linkage group LG23, Pm_UMD_F_2, whole genome shotgun sequence genome and encodes:
- the LOC134620022 gene encoding aldo-keto reductase family 1 member A1-B translates to MQSLKCQLLKQTLSRLCVGFGSRVFLRGMNDFAVLNTGRKMPLIGLGTWKSEPGKVKQAVIWALEAGYRHIDCASIYGNEAEIGEALQEKLGPEKSLRREDVFITSKLWNSKHHPDDVEPALLKTLKDLKLEYLDLYLIHWPYAFQRGDVPFPRKEDGTLLYDDTDYKLTWSAMEKLVGKGLVRAIGLSNFNSRQIDDILSVASVKPTVLQVECHPYLAQVELLAHCRDRGLVMTAYSPLGSADRAWKHPNEPILLEEPVISSLAEKYKKSPAQILLRWQTQRGVVTIPKSVTESRIKENIQVFDFTLEAEEMKSIGALTRGWRYIVPMIEVEGKRVPRDAGHPFYPFNDPY